A region from the Ictalurus punctatus breed USDA103 chromosome 25, Coco_2.0, whole genome shotgun sequence genome encodes:
- the ckbb gene encoding creatine kinase, brain b, with the protein MPFGNTHNKLKMNYTAEQEYPDLSQHNNHMAKVLTPELYASLRDKETSSGFTLDDVIQTGVDNPGHPFIMTVGCVAGDEETYEVFKDLLDPVIEDRHGGYKPTDKHKTDLNPDNLQGGDDLDPNYVLSSRVRTGRSIRGFCLPPHCSRGERRAIEALAVEAVDSLEGELKGKYYALKNMTEEEQQQLIDDHFLFDKPVSPLLLASGMARDWPDGRGIWHNDDKTFLVWVNEEDHLRVISMQKGGNMKEVFTRFCTGLTKIESLFKEKSHEFMWNEHLGYILTCPSNLGTGLRGGVHVKLPNLSKHEKFGEILKKLRLQKRGTGGVDTAAVGGVFDISNADRLGFSEVELVQMVVDGVKLLVDMEKCLEAGQSIDDLMPEQK; encoded by the exons ATGCCGTTCGGCAACACCCACAACAAGTTGAAGATGAACTACACGGCGGAGCAGGAGTACCCCGACCTCAGCCAGCACAACAACCACATGGCCAAGGTGCTTACCCCGGAGTTGTATGCAAGCCTGCGGGACAAGGAAACCTCCAGCGGCTTCACACTGGATGACGTCATCCAAACCGGGGTTGATAACCCAG GCCATCCATTCATCATGACTGTGGGCTGTGTTGCTGGTGATGAGGAGACATATGAGGTGTTTAAAGATCTTCTGGACCCAGTCATCGAAGACCGCCATGGAGGCTACAAGCCCACAGACAAGCACAAGACTGACCTGAACCCAGACAACCTTCAG GGGGGAGATGACCTTGACCCTAACTATGTCTTGAGCTCCAGAGTAAGAACTGGCAGGAGTATCCGTGGCTTCTGCCTGCCCCCTCACTGCAGCCGTGGTGAGAGGCGTGCCATTGAAGCTCTGGCTGTTGAAG CTGTAGATAGTCTTGAGGGTGAACTTAAAGGAAAATACTATGCCCTGAAGAACATGACTgaggaggagcagcagcagctgattgatgatcacttcctgtttgacaAACCAGTGTCCCCACTGCTGTTGGCCTCTGGGATGGCTCGTGATTGGCCTGATGGAAGGGGGATCTG GCACAATGATGACAAGACCTTCCTGGTCTGGGTGAATGAGGAAGACCACCTCCGTGTCATCTCCATGCAGAAGGGTGGCAACATGAAGGAAGTTTTCACTCGCTTCTGCACAGGGCTCACAAAG ATTGAATCTCTCTTCAAAGAGAAGAGCCATGAATTCATGTGGAATGAGCACCTGGGCTACATACTCACCTGCCCCTCTAACCTGGGGACAGGGCTGCGTGGTGGCGTCCACGTTAAGCTTCCAAACCTGAGCAAACACGAGAAGTTTGGAGAGATCCTCAAGAAGCTGAGGCTTCAGAAACGCGGAACAG GTGGAGTAGACACTGCTGCAGTGGGTGGCGTCTTTGACATCTCCAATGCTGACCGTCTGGGCTTCTCTGAGGTGGAGCTGGTACAGATGGTTGTAGATGGTGTCAAGCTCCTCGTAGACATGGAGAAGTGTCTGGAAGCTGGCCAGTCAATTGATGATCTGATGCCTGAGCAGAAGTGA